A genomic stretch from Amia ocellicauda isolate fAmiCal2 chromosome 23, fAmiCal2.hap1, whole genome shotgun sequence includes:
- the LOC136718963 gene encoding kinesin-like protein KIF3C, whose translation MNIKGRTETKKNNLGNKSRTLNKSFQAVIRLCPQEQKSPVIGTEVKSSIQVKEPNRVVVDTGRGHQPHTLEFDAVWDESASQKDVYESTAQPLVGFVLQGYNGCVITYGSPASGKTYTLQGGSLTGKQRGIISRAAEDIFNSPEASNCKIRASFIHISNEKIYDLLDSQPAEVCRIHESEETVFLEGLREVEVTSAQALLQLYRRGMANRHTGVSKGEFASKSHTIFNIIVISTQFPGNDAQDGILTASRLTLVDLASSGRVPVRGAVSDGKRCLQTAHENPQEAKILKRSLTIFGNVIFALSSAGCQHVPYRESKLTRILRDCLGGNCLTSLIVTVSSTPSSATETLSALQFASRAMAMPNRPVRSSQLHCGSAQINNSKVTEKPQTSQGRQQTLPSVSDKKGLQIQTCLPPILSSPAPPARLLYRTQEALQWLEDSVDPREQKAFLPHLERATEGIPQTARAGRSRPVEERVGRVMWSRSSSMAGPPATQEPPRERQPPRPEPHPPRASTDRLPAEVLKALECPNCKKERKIREEYDKYIVQARRDKDALHQRLAELEAELRRGAEEREATSAVTRAEVTQPESEACFITSNTTSPVAWQIKRVPEQEEGVTELACLKTVVEKYRNTMSGMVSKTELLQLESENKQKQQQVDNLLVDMEEIQGQLERVRASERELTCRLHAERSHTAQDIEELRTQLLMHREREQQQLSTLQRQKDSILLELQDTKAELQSVRERVMLTSAEWKMEKVKSENVSLVEKVSALHKELRSRASPGYSEPPHVHTITTNTEMLLVSHHMSQQSAGGITAESTCCFNSCSGFHSSTTTYPGKPSTAPSMEDSDLLKNKDIYKQLKRERNLLLDVMVILYTRRWFVDDALPHVRRTLKKCGMRLEDMA comes from the exons ATGAA CATAAAGGGACGCACAGAAACCAAGAAGAATAACCTGGGGAATAAGAGCAGGACTTTGAACAAAAGCTTTCAAGCTGTGATTAGGCTTTGCCCTCAGGAGCAGAAGAGTCCAGTGATTGGCA CTGAGGTGAAGAGCTCCATTCAAGTGAAAGAACCAAACCGGGTTGTAGTCGACACAGGGAGG GGACACCAGCCGCACACACTGGAGTTTGATGCTGTGTGGGACGAGAGCGCATCTCAGAAAGATGTCTATGAATCGACAGCTCAG CCTCTGGTGGGCTTTGTGTTGCAAGGATACAATGGCTGTGTCATTACCTATGGGTCTCCAGCCAGCGGGAAAACCTATACTTTACAAGGCGGGAGTCTCACTGGAAAACAGAGGGGGATTATCAGCAGAGCTGCGGAAGACATCTTTAACT CACCGGAAGCATCAAACTGCAAGATTAGAGCCTCTTTCATTCATATATCCAATGAGAAGATTTATGATCTTTTG GACAGCCAACCAGCGGAGGTGTGCCGCATCCACGAGAGCGAAGAGACGGTGTTTCTGGAGGGGCTGCGCGAGGTGGAGGTGACGTCTGCCCAGGCCCTGCTGCAGCTCTACAGACGTGGCATGGCCAACAGACACACGG GGGTGTCAAAGGGCGAGTTTGCCAGTAAAAGCCACACTATATTCAACATCATTGTCATCAGCACACAGTTCCCTGGAAATGATG cccAGGATGGAATATTGACAGCGAGTAGACTCACTCTG GTGGATCTTGCCAGCTCAGGCCGA GTTCCTGTGCGTGGAGCTGTGAGTGACGGCAAGAGATGTCTCCAGACAGCACATGAAAACCCTCAGGAAGCCAAAATCCTCAAGCGATCGCTTACAATATTTGGAAAC GTCATTTTTGCTCTTAGCAGTGCAGGCTGCCAGCATGTCCCTTATAGAGAGTCAAAGCTAACTCGGATTCTGAGAGACTG CCTAGGAGGGAACTGCCTGACCTCCCTGATCGTGACAGTGTCCTCCACGCCGTCATCGGCCACAGAGACACTGAGTGCCCTCCAGTTTGCCAGCCGAGCCATGGCCATGCCCAACCGGCCTGTCAGGAGCTCCCAGCTGCACTGCGGCTCTGCCCAG ATCAACAACTCCAAAGTGACAGAAAAACCCCAGACCAGCCAAGGCCGACAGCAGACCCTGCCCAGCGTCAGTGACAAGAAG GGCCTGCAGATCCAGACCTGCCTGCCTCCTATCCTCTCCAGCCCCGCTCCCCCTGCCAGGCTGCTCTACAGGACGCAGGAGGCACTGCAATGGCTGGAGGACTCTGTGGACCCCAGGGAGCAGAAGGCTTTCCTGCCCCACCTGGAGAGGGCGACGGAGGGCATCCCTCAAACAGCAAGGGCAGGGAGGAGTCGGCCGGTGGAGGAGCGGGTGGGTAGAGTCATGTGGTCTCGCTCTAGCAGCATGGCAGGCCCCCCCGCCACTCAGGAGCCCCCCAGAGAGAGGCAGCCCCCCCGGCCCGAGCCCCATCCCCCCCGCGCCTCGACTGACAGGCTGCCCGCCGAGGTGCTCAAAGCCCTGGAGTGCCCCAACTGCAAGAAGGAGAGGAAGATCAGAGAGGAGTACGACAAGTACATCGTGCAGGCCCGGAGGGACAAGGACGCCCTGCACCAGAGACTGGCTGAGCTGGAGGCAGAGCTGCGCAGGGGagcggaggagagggaggccaccagCGCAGTGACCAGGGCAGAGGTAACACAGCCCGAGAGCGAGGCCTGCTTCATAACCAGCAACACGACAAGCCCCGT TGCATGGCAAATTAAACGTGTGCCTGAACAGGAAGAGGGGGTGACAGAACTGGCCTGCCTGAAGACAGTGGTGGAGAAGTACAGAAACACCATGAGTGGCATGGTCAGCAAAACCGAACTGCTTCAGCTGGAGAGTGAAAATAAGCAGAAGCAACAACAAGTT GACAACTTGCTGGTGGACATGGAGGAGATACAGGGGCAGCTGGAGAGGGTGCGGGCGAGTGAGAGGGAGCTGACATGCAGGCTGCATGCAGAGCGCAGCCACACTGCGCAGGACATAGAGGAGCTGCGCACACAGCTGCTCatgcacagggagagagagcagcagcagctcagCACCCTGCAGAGACAGAAG GACAGCATATTGCTGGAGCTGCAGGACACTAAAGCAGAGCTGCAGAGTGTGAGGGAGAGAGTAATGCTGACCTCAGCTGAATGGAAAATGGAGAAG GTGAAATCAGAAAACGTCTCTCTGGTGGAGAAGGTGTCTGCTCTTCACAAGGAGCTGAGATCCAGAGCCTCCCCTGGTTACAGCGAGCCCCCCCATGTTCACACCATCACGACCAACACAGAGATGCTGCTGGTATCCCATCACATGTCCCAGCAGAGTGCTGGTGGCATCACAGCT